From the genome of Labrus bergylta chromosome 12, fLabBer1.1, whole genome shotgun sequence, one region includes:
- the LOC109985069 gene encoding solute carrier family 25 member 45, with the protein MPFLEFIAGSVSGALGLAVGHPLDTVKVRLQAQSMYKGIFHCVAKTYSHEGLHGFFKGMAFPVLTTGITNSVVFGSYSNALDYLSQSRRSDRSQGTPASMTHVFTAGCFSGLMQVLVCAPIDLVKVRLQSQATVVRYRGPFHCVAVILKEEGPRGLFRGALALALRDVPCYGLYFLPYEVIRKALTEDGKQPGTFAILMAGGIAGVVTWAFANPMDVVKARLQLSGAGGREYRGVLHCMRVSVREEGLRVFFKGLLLNSLRAFPVNAVTFLSYESLMRLFYQQER; encoded by the exons ATGCCTTTTTTGGAATTCATAGCTGGAAGCGTTTCAG GTGCATTGGGACTGGCAGTGGGACATCCTTTAGACACAGTGAAG GTGCGTCTGCAGGCCCAGTCTATGTATAAAGGCATTTTTCATTGTGTGGCTAAAACATACTCCCATGAAGGG CTCCATGGATTCTTCAAAGGCATGGCATTTCCGGTGCTGACAACAGGCATCACAAACTCTGTTGTGTTTGGCTCTTACAGTAATGCCTTAGATTACCTCAGTCAGTCTCGGCGCAGTGACCGCAGTCAGGGCACGCCGGCCTCTATGACACACGTCTTCACTGCAGGATGCTTCTCAGGCCTGATGCAG GTGTTGGTCTGTGCACCCATCGACCTGGTGAAGGTGCGTCTACAGAGTCAAGCAACAGTTGTGCGATACCGTGGACCCTTTCACTGTGTTGCCGTCATTCTGAAGGAGGAGGGTCCCCGCGGTCTGTTCAGAGGAGCGCTGGCCCTCGCTCTGAGAGACGTACCCTGCTATGGACTCTATTTTCTGCCTTATGAAGTTATTCGAAAGGCTCTGACTGAGGACGGAAAACAGCCAG GTACGTTTGCAATATTGATGGCAGGTGGAATTGCGGGTGTGGTGACCTGGGCCTTCGCCAACCCCATGGACGTGGTGAAAGCCAGGCTCCAGCTGTCAGGGGCCGGAGGTCGTGAGTACAGGGGGGTACTCCACTGCATGAGAGTCAGCGTCAGAGAAGAGGGACTAAGGGTCTTTTTCAAAGGGCTCCTTCTAAACAGCCTCAGGGCCTTCCCGGTCAACGCCGTCACTTTCCTCAGCTACGAGAGTCTGATGAGACTTTTTTATCAACAAGAGAGATGA